Proteins encoded by one window of Pseudomonas sp. PSKL.D1:
- a CDS encoding phosphatidylglycerophosphatase A family protein, translated as MTDHPNQVPAEFVPPSVWRNPWHFIAFGFGSGTIPKAPGTWGSMVAIPFIPLWQMLPDWGYWLLLGITMLFGFWLCGKVANDLRVHDHEGIVWDEMVGMWITLWLVPEGWQWILAGFLMFRFFDILKPWPIRWIDRHVHGGVGIMLDDILAGVFAWLGMQLLVWVVG; from the coding sequence GTGACCGACCACCCCAACCAGGTGCCCGCGGAGTTCGTTCCGCCATCGGTCTGGCGCAACCCGTGGCACTTCATCGCCTTTGGCTTCGGCTCCGGCACCATCCCCAAGGCCCCCGGCACCTGGGGCTCGATGGTGGCCATCCCGTTCATCCCGCTGTGGCAGATGTTGCCAGACTGGGGGTACTGGCTGTTGCTGGGCATCACCATGCTGTTCGGCTTCTGGTTGTGCGGCAAAGTGGCAAACGACTTGCGTGTGCACGACCATGAAGGCATTGTCTGGGACGAGATGGTTGGCATGTGGATCACCCTGTGGCTGGTGCCGGAAGGGTGGCAGTGGATTTTGGCGGGCTTCCTGATGTTCCGCTTCTTCGACATCCTCAAGCCGTGGCCGATTCGTTGGATCGACCGCCATGTGCATGGCGGTGTTGGCATCATGCTCGACGATATCCTGGCAGGCGTGTTCGCCTGGCTGGGCATGCAGCTTCTGGTGTGGGTGGTGGGCTGA
- the thiL gene encoding thiamine-phosphate kinase yields MGEFELINHYFAAAPCAQGGEGVALGIGDDCALLSLPPGEQLAVSTDTLVAGVHFPAVCDPCLLGQRSLAVAASDLAAMGAHAIGFTLAITLPDVGPDWLQAYADGLSRMAHRCRMSLIGGDTTRGPLSITVTVFGRVPAGEALRRSGARPGDLLCVGGSLGKAAGALPLVLGEREAPAELAEPLLAHYWSPMPQLNLGQLLRGRATAALDISDGLLADCGHIAKASGVALEVNLAQVPVSPALEAFLGLEAAQMAALTGGDDYVLAFTLPPEALAAVQATGLADVHVVGRVLAGQGVALRDPQGHDITPVQRGYQHFRETP; encoded by the coding sequence ATGGGTGAGTTCGAGCTGATCAACCATTACTTTGCCGCCGCGCCCTGTGCGCAGGGCGGCGAAGGTGTGGCCTTGGGTATCGGCGACGACTGTGCCCTGCTGAGCCTTCCCCCTGGTGAGCAACTGGCGGTGTCTACCGACACCCTGGTGGCAGGGGTGCACTTCCCTGCGGTCTGTGACCCCTGCCTGTTGGGCCAGCGATCACTGGCCGTGGCGGCCAGTGATCTGGCGGCCATGGGAGCGCACGCTATTGGCTTTACCCTTGCCATCACCTTGCCGGACGTCGGCCCCGACTGGCTGCAAGCCTACGCAGACGGCCTGAGCCGCATGGCCCACCGCTGCCGCATGAGCCTGATTGGCGGCGACACCACCCGCGGCCCCCTCAGCATTACCGTTACCGTGTTCGGTCGTGTACCGGCTGGCGAGGCCTTGCGCCGCAGTGGTGCCCGCCCGGGGGATCTTCTGTGTGTAGGCGGTTCACTGGGTAAAGCAGCAGGCGCATTGCCGCTGGTGCTGGGTGAGCGTGAAGCGCCTGCCGAGTTGGCCGAGCCGCTGTTGGCGCATTACTGGTCGCCAATGCCGCAGCTCAACCTGGGCCAGTTGCTGCGTGGTCGGGCTACTGCCGCGTTGGATATCTCCGATGGCCTGCTCGCGGATTGCGGCCATATAGCCAAGGCATCCGGGGTGGCACTTGAGGTGAACCTGGCGCAGGTGCCAGTGTCTCCTGCTCTGGAGGCCTTTCTTGGCCTGGAGGCCGCGCAAATGGCAGCACTCACAGGCGGTGATGACTATGTGCTGGCGTTTACCTTGCCGCCAGAGGCGCTGGCTGCGGTTCAAGCTACTGGCTTGGCCGATGTTCATGTTGTGGGCCGCGTGCTTGCAGGCCAGGGTGTGGCCCTGCGTGACCCGCAAGGCCACGACATCACCCCCGTTCAACGGGGCTATCAACACTTTAGGGAGACACCGTGA